In Hemiscyllium ocellatum isolate sHemOce1 chromosome 16, sHemOce1.pat.X.cur, whole genome shotgun sequence, one genomic interval encodes:
- the cxcl14 gene encoding C-X-C motif chemokine 14 encodes MRGLVAAALLLLLVVICCIDVEAYKCKCNRKSPKISYKDVRKVETKPRYPYCKEKMIYVTMKKGARFKGRQYCLHPKLPTTRHLLKRYETWREDLRVYVE; translated from the exons ATGAGGGGCTTGGTCGCCGCTGCCCTGCTCCTGCTGCTGGTCGTTATTTGCTGCATTGATGTGGAAG CTTATAAATGTAAGTGCAACCGGAAAAGTCCGAAGATCAGCTACAAGGATGTCAGGAAAGTGGAGACTAAACCGCGTTACCCCTACTGCAAGGAAAAGATGATCTA TGTCACCATGAAGAAAGGAGCTCGATTCAAGGGTCGCCAGTACTGTTTACATCCCAAACTTCCGACCACCAGGCATCTGCTCAAACGGTATGAAACCTGGAGGGAAGATCTTCG GGTTTATGTGGAGTAA